Within Triticum dicoccoides isolate Atlit2015 ecotype Zavitan chromosome 1B, WEW_v2.0, whole genome shotgun sequence, the genomic segment ttttttgctgCGTATACGTGGTGGATATGCTCTGTTTATCATGGTATTTTTTTGTCATTATATCTGGTTGGTAGTTACTTATATCTGATGGAATTCAGCTATGTTACCAGTCTTTACAAGGAAAGTTGCTGATAAGCTGATTGATATGTCGGCTGAAAGCCTGAAACATAACCGAAAGGTCCAACAGAAACTATATCATATAACTATATAATTGAACTCTATCAGTTGCTATATGAAGGGTCCCCGATTAAATTCATCGATCAAATTTCAATGGAGCTGCAAAACTGTAAATCACTCTATTTACCTTGTGAAGAACCCTCGATATTCTGAATGATGTTACTAATTATTTGACCTGCAGCGTTGGTAATTGTTCCAACGCGAGAGCTGTGCTTGCAGGTTTATGGGATTGCGCAGCAGTTGGTGCATCGctttcactggcttgtccctgggtatGTAATGGGTGGTGAGAGCAGATCAAAAGAGAAAGCAAGACTGCGGAAAGGTATATCTTGTCCCGTCAAGGAGTTGACGCAACttctcatataaaatgttgccttcATACTACAATCTTGTATTTTGACTCCACATGTTTTCTCTAGGAATATCAATCCTAATTGCCACTCCTGGGCGCCTTCTGGACCACTTACAGCATACTTCATCATTTGTTTATTCAAATTTGCGCTGGATAGTTTTCGATGAAGCTGACAGGTCTGCTAGTCATAAACTCATCGTTTTCTTGACGTTTTTACAtacaagatactccctccgtcccaaaatccttgtcttagatttgtgtagatacggatgtatctagtgttagatacatccgtatttagacaaatctaagacaagaattttgggacggagggagtatcttatccAATGGACACAGCTCTTACTGCAACGGTGTTTATTTGTATTCATGCAGCATTCTTGAGCTTGGTTTTGGAAAAGCAGTCGAGGATATACTAGGGCTCTTGGGTTCCAGGAATGATGCTTCCGATGAGAATAAAAGCAAAACTGACCCTATGCAAAGGCAAAACCTTCTCTTATCAGCAACTCTCAACGAAAAGGTGAACCGCTTAGCCAACATTAGTTTGAAGAACCCAGTGATGATTGGACTTGACGAACAAAACAAGCCTTCTGAGAGGTCCAGTGCCCTAGGGAAGAAGCACACTTCCTTATTATCTGATGATGAGGACGAAATGCCTAAAAAGCACAATAATGTAGTGGAACCTGCGGTTGATGATTTTAAGCTTCCTGCACAGTTGGTTCAAAGATATGTTAAAGGTAGCGGAAATTTGCTCGCTTGGAACTTTACATTCTTGTCATGTTTTGCTTTTGTAGTTACCGCAATGCTTTTTGTTTTATGCAGTTTCATGTGGTTCGAGGCTTGCGGTTCTCCTTACCATTCTGAAATCTCAATTTGAAAGACAAGTGTCCCAGAAGGTATTTTCTATATACCATGAAGCTGTTTAACTTTCACTAGCCTTTTTATTTTTACCGCAAGTTTTGCTTGTCACAATGTACGCTCCGGAGGTCCTGTGAATTGAGTTAGTTTTCTTCTTCCTTCGGCAGGTTGTTGTTTTCATGTCAACATGTGACGCTGTAGATTTCCACCACACTGTACTCAGCCAGCTTGAGTGGAGCCGTGGCCTTGCATTAGACACAGATAAGAAGCAAAAATTTCTTGGCTGCAAGGTGTTCCGTCTACATGGTAACATGGACCAGGAAGACCGCAAAAAGTCATACCTGGGATTCAGTTCTGAAAAATCTGCAATCCTTGTATGTACTGATGTTGCTGCCAGAGGCTTGGACATTCCGAAAGTTAGGTGCATCATACAGTATGATTCACCTGGGGAGGCTTCTGAATATGTTCACAGGTACCTTAAGCATCTCATGTCATGCATTTTTAGGTTATACTGGTCTCATATTTTCTCCATAATTGTTGCCAGATTCTTTGTTCATATGCAACTGAATGAAGCAAGCACACATAGTTCTTTCTCTTCATTACTGTCAATCTTGTACACTGTTTAGCTCTTTCTTGTGAACGCTATGGCGTTTTCTAGTTCTTTTAAAGAAGATTTGATGTTATAAGCTAATAAAGACAGTTTACCTCATACTTCGTCTGCACTATCATCTTCGTCTGGGCATGCTTCAGTTTCAATAACATCAGTTGTTTGTTATAGGGTTGGAAGAACTGCAAGGATTGGTGAAAAGGGAGAGGCCCTCCTGTTTCTCCAACCTGTCGAACTCGACTACTTGAAAGACCTAGAGCTACATGGTGTATCTCTGACAGAATACC encodes:
- the LOC119316748 gene encoding DEAD-box ATP-dependent RNA helicase 17, which produces MAAKRKLGRPPPPAAAAPAAPKAKAKAKAKEDDAEGLFSSRSFADLGLHPTLCAHLQDKMGFQGPTRIQAQAIPVAMSGQHLLVKAATGTGKTLAYLAPIVHLLQMREPRVERTHGTFALVIVPTRELCLQVYGIAQQLVHRFHWLVPGYVMGGESRSKEKARLRKGISILIATPGRLLDHLQHTSSFVYSNLRWIVFDEADSILELGFGKAVEDILGLLGSRNDASDENKSKTDPMQRQNLLLSATLNEKVNRLANISLKNPVMIGLDEQNKPSERSSALGKKHTSLLSDDEDEMPKKHNNVVEPAVDDFKLPAQLVQRYVKVSCGSRLAVLLTILKSQFERQVSQKVVVFMSTCDAVDFHHTVLSQLEWSRGLALDTDKKQKFLGCKVFRLHGNMDQEDRKKSYLGFSSEKSAILVCTDVAARGLDIPKVRCIIQYDSPGEASEYVHRVGRTARIGEKGEALLFLQPVELDYLKDLELHGVSLTEYPFQKVLDGFPVNGEKPLKRKPISLDMHPWILSVQRTLENYVASEATTNKLARDAFCSWLRAYTAHRGELKKIFMVKKLHLGHVARSFGLKEQPSLVGRSHQVQLKKRKKEQKREGQGPTKRRKFPTKK